From a single Nostoc edaphicum CCNP1411 genomic region:
- a CDS encoding orange carotenoid protein N-terminal domain-containing protein — protein sequence MSFTIQSAQSIFPGTLVADVVPTVVESFSKLNAEDQLALLWFAYTEMGRSITVAAPGAANMILAQGLLEQIKQMPFEAQTQVMYDLANRADTPLCRSYASFTVNIKLGFWYQLGEWMAQGIVAPIPEGYKLSPKAADVLQAIRNADSGQQITILRNTVISMGFDPNAPGSYKKVSEPVAPPTAPAFRTKVTIEGVDNPTVLGYINNMNANDFDAAVSLFTSEGALQPPFERPIVGQEAIRAYMREECQGLKMIPERGVSEPVEDGYTQLKITGKVQTPWFGASVGMNIAWRFLLDPQGKIFFVAIDLLASPKELLNLVRK from the coding sequence ATGTCTTTTACCATCCAGTCGGCTCAAAGTATTTTTCCCGGCACCCTAGTTGCTGACGTTGTTCCAACCGTTGTTGAATCCTTCTCTAAGCTGAATGCTGAAGATCAACTAGCATTACTATGGTTTGCCTATACCGAGATGGGTAGAAGTATTACAGTTGCGGCTCCTGGAGCAGCCAACATGATCCTCGCACAAGGCTTACTCGAACAAATTAAGCAGATGCCTTTTGAGGCTCAAACGCAAGTCATGTACGATTTGGCTAACCGTGCTGACACTCCCCTCTGCCGTTCCTATGCATCCTTCACCGTGAACATCAAGTTGGGCTTCTGGTATCAGTTAGGAGAATGGATGGCTCAGGGAATCGTTGCTCCTATCCCAGAAGGCTACAAGCTTTCTCCCAAAGCTGCTGACGTGTTGCAAGCAATCCGCAATGCTGATTCTGGTCAACAAATCACCATCCTACGCAATACCGTAATTAGCATGGGATTCGATCCGAACGCTCCTGGCAGTTACAAAAAAGTTTCAGAACCTGTGGCTCCTCCCACTGCGCCAGCATTTCGGACTAAAGTCACCATCGAGGGCGTAGACAATCCCACGGTGTTGGGCTATATCAACAACATGAATGCCAATGACTTTGATGCTGCGGTTTCTTTGTTTACCTCTGAAGGTGCTTTGCAACCTCCCTTTGAAAGACCGATTGTCGGTCAGGAGGCAATTCGGGCTTACATGCGTGAAGAATGCCAAGGACTGAAAATGATTCCAGAACGCGGTGTATCTGAACCAGTGGAAGATGGCTACACCCAACTTAAAATCACCGGTAAAGTTCAAACCCCTTGGTTCGGTGCCAGTGTGGGGATGAATATTGCATGGCGGTTTTTGCTAGATCCTCAAGGCAAAATTTTCTTTGTCGCAATTGACTTACTTGCTTCTCCTAAAGAACTACTCAACCTAGTACGTAAATAG
- the purS gene encoding phosphoribosylformylglycinamidine synthase subunit PurS, translated as MQTKYLAKIFVTLRPSVLDPAGVAVQSGLKQLGYENVDQVRIGKYIELTITSSDEKKARQDLDTICDQMLSNPVIENYRFDLIEVETQTGVF; from the coding sequence GTGCAAACCAAGTATCTAGCCAAAATTTTCGTGACCCTTCGTCCTTCAGTCTTAGACCCCGCTGGTGTGGCTGTACAATCCGGTCTTAAGCAACTGGGATACGAGAACGTTGACCAGGTGCGGATTGGCAAGTACATTGAACTCACCATCACCTCAAGTGATGAGAAGAAAGCACGTCAAGACCTTGATACCATTTGTGACCAAATGTTATCAAATCCCGTAATTGAAAATTACCGCTTTGATTTGATTGAGGTCGAAACTCAAACTGGGGTCTTTTAG
- a CDS encoding Uma2 family endonuclease, whose product MTLSIQPTTVTSVEEFLKLPETKPASEYFNGKIYQKPMPQGEHSTLQIELASAINQVAKLQKLAYAFPELRCTFEGRSIVPDIAVFEWQRIPLLPNGKITNKFEIPPDWIIEILSPEQSPNQVIRKITFSIQNGAKLGWLLDSADESIMIFEPNKLPELKEQQDILPVLSVLENWQLTVADVFSWLSFI is encoded by the coding sequence ATGACATTATCTATTCAGCCAACTACAGTAACAAGTGTAGAAGAGTTCTTAAAACTACCAGAGACAAAACCAGCAAGCGAGTATTTTAACGGGAAAATATACCAAAAACCTATGCCCCAAGGAGAACACAGTACTTTACAAATTGAATTAGCTTCTGCCATAAATCAAGTTGCAAAACTACAAAAATTAGCTTATGCTTTTCCTGAATTGCGCTGTACATTTGAAGGTCGTTCAATAGTACCAGATATTGCTGTGTTTGAATGGCAAAGAATTCCATTGCTTCCTAATGGAAAAATTACAAATAAATTTGAGATTCCTCCGGATTGGATAATCGAAATTCTCTCACCAGAACAATCACCCAACCAAGTTATCCGCAAAATTACATTTTCTATTCAAAATGGAGCAAAGTTAGGTTGGTTGCTCGATTCTGCTGATGAGTCAATCATGATTTTTGAACCCAATAAATTACCAGAACTAAAAGAACAGCAAGATATCTTACCCGTTTTGAGTGTTTTGGAAAATTGGCAATTAACAGTTGCAGATGTATTTAGCTGGTTGAGTTTTATTTGA
- a CDS encoding helix-turn-helix domain-containing protein has protein sequence MNQSFGQLIREARKDKGFSQRELAKLIGLDFTYLSKLENDRADYPPKEDVIRSLAQHLDLNEEELIFLAGRIPQRDEDFIKQNYKGMPALFRRMQENPDFAKRVFREATQPENEEKQG, from the coding sequence GTGAATCAAAGTTTTGGTCAGCTTATTCGTGAAGCCCGCAAAGATAAGGGATTTAGTCAGCGTGAGCTAGCAAAACTAATAGGGCTAGATTTCACTTATCTGTCTAAATTAGAGAATGATCGCGCAGACTATCCTCCAAAAGAAGATGTCATTCGTTCTCTGGCACAGCATCTTGATTTAAATGAGGAAGAGTTAATTTTTTTGGCTGGTCGTATTCCCCAGCGTGACGAGGATTTTATCAAGCAAAACTACAAGGGAATGCCTGCTTTGTTCCGTCGAATGCAGGAGAATCCTGATTTTGCTAAAAGAGTCTTTCGAGAAGCTACACAACCAGAAAATGAGGAGAAGCAAGGTTGA
- a CDS encoding SPFH domain-containing protein has protein sequence MEQFFLLVFLALGGSAVAGSVKVINQGNEALVERLGSYNKKLEPGMNFLIPFLDKIVYRETIREKVLDIPPQKCITRDNVGIEVDAVFYWRIVDMEKAWYKVENLQSAMVNMVLTQIRSEMGQLELDETFTARSQINELLLRDLDIATDPWGVKVTRVELRDIVPSQAVRESMELQMSAERRKRAAILNSEGEREAAVNSARGKAEAQILDAEARQKSTVLQAEAEQKAIVLKAQAERQQQVLKAQAIAESAEIIAQKLQTNPNANKAVEVLFALGYLDMGATIGRSDSSKVLFIDPRTIPAAFEGMRSVISNGQLDSNELFSKQIPGLEHNRPS, from the coding sequence ATGGAACAGTTCTTTTTACTAGTCTTTTTAGCCCTTGGTGGTTCTGCTGTAGCGGGGTCTGTAAAAGTCATCAATCAGGGTAATGAAGCTTTGGTGGAAAGATTGGGCAGCTATAACAAAAAGCTGGAACCAGGAATGAATTTTTTAATTCCTTTTTTGGATAAAATCGTTTACAGAGAAACCATTCGGGAAAAAGTCTTAGATATTCCTCCCCAAAAATGCATCACCCGCGACAACGTTGGTATTGAGGTAGATGCAGTGTTCTATTGGCGCATTGTGGATATGGAAAAAGCCTGGTATAAGGTAGAAAATCTCCAGTCGGCAATGGTAAATATGGTACTGACTCAAATTCGCTCCGAGATGGGACAACTAGAGTTGGATGAAACCTTTACTGCTCGTTCTCAAATCAATGAACTTCTGTTAAGAGATTTGGATATTGCCACAGATCCTTGGGGTGTGAAAGTGACGCGGGTAGAACTGCGAGATATTGTTCCATCGCAAGCGGTGCGAGAATCGATGGAATTGCAAATGTCGGCAGAACGACGCAAACGGGCAGCAATTTTAAATTCTGAGGGTGAACGCGAAGCTGCTGTCAATAGTGCTAGAGGTAAAGCAGAGGCGCAAATATTGGATGCGGAAGCTCGGCAAAAATCAACAGTTCTGCAAGCGGAAGCTGAACAAAAGGCGATCGTTTTGAAAGCTCAAGCGGAACGTCAGCAGCAAGTTTTAAAAGCACAAGCGATCGCAGAATCAGCAGAAATTATCGCCCAAAAGCTCCAGACAAATCCTAATGCCAATAAAGCAGTAGAAGTTCTGTTTGCCTTGGGCTATCTGGATATGGGTGCAACAATTGGTAGAAGCGATAGCAGCAAGGTTTTATTTATAGATCCGCGTACTATCCCTGCTGCTTTTGAGGGTATGCGTTCTGTTATCTCAAATGGTCAGCTTGACTCTAACGAGTTGTTTTCTAAACAAATCCCAGGATTAGAACATAACCGCCCTAGTTAG
- a CDS encoding ImmA/IrrE family metallo-endopeptidase — translation MSIIKRYRYIPDSEIEAKANNILKRMQETPKYIPKWPLDATRVAEFLGLDVVWDRIPPDAEGQIAARILPLEHLIEINEDILELPKGFEQSTLAHELGHWELHIDQKTAGQFKELIKQGGKGEIDMQPFLCRAVSGQLQKMEWQAQRFASYLLMPHYILEQMAAEHDLTKWSHLYAMQKDLGVTITNLKVRLRQLNWIILPPGDNTIDMSLK, via the coding sequence TTGAGTATCATCAAGCGGTATCGCTATATTCCTGATAGCGAAATTGAGGCTAAGGCTAATAATATTCTCAAGCGTATGCAGGAAACACCCAAATATATTCCCAAGTGGCCTTTAGATGCAACTCGTGTGGCAGAGTTTCTGGGGTTGGATGTTGTTTGGGATAGGATACCGCCCGATGCTGAAGGGCAAATAGCAGCGAGGATTTTGCCGTTGGAGCATCTAATTGAAATCAATGAAGACATTTTGGAACTCCCAAAAGGCTTTGAACAATCAACGCTAGCTCATGAGCTGGGGCACTGGGAACTACATATTGACCAAAAGACGGCTGGTCAGTTTAAAGAACTGATAAAGCAGGGTGGTAAAGGTGAAATAGATATGCAACCTTTTTTGTGCCGTGCTGTTAGTGGTCAACTGCAAAAGATGGAATGGCAAGCTCAACGTTTTGCTAGTTATTTGCTAATGCCTCATTATATTTTAGAACAAATGGCAGCAGAACACGATTTAACTAAATGGTCTCACCTTTACGCAATGCAAAAGGATTTGGGCGTAACAATAACTAATCTTAAAGTTCGTTTAAGACAACTAAATTGGATTATTCTTCCTCCAGGTGACAACACAATAGACATGTCCTTAAAATAA
- a CDS encoding Uma2 family endonuclease: MNATTTTFPSTLKLKIDLTDEQFFQMCQKNRDYRFERTASGEILIMPPTGSDTGNRNFDMVVELGIWNKQTKLGKGFDSSTGFTLPNGAERSPDASWVKIERWNALTPEQQEKFAPICPDFVVELRSRTDSLKELQEKMQEYIENGVQLGWLIDRKNKRVEIYRPGKDVEVLNNPASLSGENILPGFVLDLQQIM, encoded by the coding sequence ATGAACGCTACGACAACCACTTTCCCTTCTACACTCAAATTGAAAATTGACTTGACTGATGAGCAATTTTTCCAAATGTGTCAGAAAAACCGCGATTATCGATTTGAGCGTACAGCATCAGGGGAAATATTAATTATGCCACCTACAGGTAGTGATACTGGCAACCGTAATTTTGATATGGTTGTTGAATTAGGAATCTGGAATAAACAGACTAAATTAGGCAAAGGTTTTGACTCTTCAACTGGTTTTACCCTACCCAATGGTGCAGAACGTTCTCCTGATGCTTCTTGGGTAAAAATTGAGCGTTGGAATGCTTTAACTCCAGAACAACAAGAAAAATTTGCCCCAATTTGTCCTGATTTTGTAGTAGAGTTGCGTTCTCGCACTGATTCCTTGAAAGAATTGCAAGAGAAAATGCAAGAATATATCGAAAATGGCGTTCAATTAGGCTGGTTAATTGATAGGAAAAACAAGCGAGTAGAAATTTATCGTCCAGGTAAAGATGTAGAGGTATTAAACAATCCTGCTAGTTTATCAGGAGAGAATATACTACCTGGATTTGTGTTGGATTTACAGCAGATTATGTAG
- a CDS encoding PD-(D/E)XK nuclease family protein has product MVWRPYVSFNIWSQFASSVGQEYWHCDMKRGFSRARKKESLVKALLQQDTIPQHIGLQAQKGIYEFHQNIQLLHQLDGVEIVAEKLKLDQEPIEVKQRVIKILTNYHQEPILCEKNIIKLSRGDEGIPEPILIQQGNYFFNLFVALDCIFIESDNVLHILDFKTGTSNFDRRQAFVYLLAATYMFPGQKAVASFYNLETSKWSEPITATDAQLKAIQSKLAQIAQEHQKELGRYKQNPSAFAEIFPANPGIPCRNCQFTSICKFHLLEVSA; this is encoded by the coding sequence ATGGTGTGGCGGCCGTATGTGAGCTTTAACATTTGGTCACAGTTCGCTTCATCTGTTGGACAAGAATATTGGCATTGTGATATGAAACGAGGTTTTTCCAGAGCGCGAAAAAAAGAATCATTAGTTAAAGCACTGTTGCAGCAAGACACTATTCCTCAACATATCGGTTTGCAGGCACAGAAGGGCATTTACGAATTTCACCAAAATATTCAACTATTGCACCAATTAGATGGTGTAGAGATAGTAGCAGAGAAGCTGAAATTAGACCAAGAGCCTATAGAAGTTAAGCAGCGAGTTATTAAAATTTTGACCAACTACCATCAGGAACCAATTCTCTGCGAAAAAAATATCATCAAACTTAGTCGAGGTGATGAAGGAATTCCAGAGCCAATTCTGATTCAGCAAGGTAATTATTTTTTTAACTTGTTTGTAGCTCTTGACTGCATTTTTATTGAATCAGACAACGTACTGCATATTTTAGATTTCAAAACAGGTACATCTAATTTTGATAGGCGACAAGCATTTGTCTACCTGTTGGCAGCTACTTATATGTTCCCTGGACAAAAAGCTGTTGCTTCATTTTATAACTTGGAAACTAGTAAATGGTCTGAGCCAATTACCGCCACTGATGCTCAACTCAAGGCAATTCAATCTAAATTAGCTCAAATAGCTCAAGAACATCAAAAAGAATTGGGTCGTTACAAGCAAAATCCATCTGCATTTGCTGAAATATTTCCTGCTAATCCTGGAATACCCTGTCGAAATTGTCAATTCACATCAATTTGTAAATTCCATTTATTGGAGGTTTCTGCATGA
- the purQ gene encoding phosphoribosylformylglycinamidine synthase subunit PurQ yields MTKFGVIVFPGSNCDRDVAYVTRDLLLQPTRMVWHQETDIADLDVVIIPGGFSYGDYLRCGAIARFSPVMQQVVEHAQKGKFVLGICNGFQVLTEAGLLPGVLTRNRDLHFICDRVPLKVERTNLPWTQSYTTGEVITLPIAHGEGRFYADAATLAEIEDNGQVLFRYEGENPNGSLNNIAGICDRRGNVLGMMPHPERASDAMLGGNDGLRLFQGLLEKVAALV; encoded by the coding sequence ATGACTAAATTCGGTGTTATTGTTTTTCCCGGTTCTAATTGCGATCGCGATGTTGCTTATGTAACTAGAGATTTGCTTTTACAACCAACTCGCATGGTTTGGCATCAAGAAACAGATATTGCTGATTTGGATGTCGTGATTATCCCTGGTGGCTTTAGTTACGGGGATTATTTGCGTTGTGGTGCGATCGCGCGTTTTTCGCCCGTGATGCAGCAGGTTGTTGAACACGCCCAAAAGGGTAAGTTTGTCCTCGGTATTTGCAATGGTTTTCAGGTATTAACTGAAGCTGGACTTTTGCCAGGAGTGTTAACCAGAAATCGTGATTTGCATTTTATCTGCGATCGCGTCCCATTGAAAGTTGAGCGTACTAATCTTCCTTGGACTCAATCTTATACCACTGGTGAAGTTATTACTTTACCCATTGCCCACGGAGAGGGGCGATTCTACGCCGATGCAGCCACTCTCGCAGAAATTGAAGATAACGGGCAGGTTTTGTTTCGTTATGAAGGGGAGAATCCCAACGGTTCGCTGAACAATATTGCCGGGATTTGCGATCGTCGGGGCAATGTGTTGGGGATGATGCCGCACCCAGAAAGGGCGTCAGACGCAATGCTAGGGGGTAATGATGGCTTGAGGTTGTTTCAAGGCTTGCTAGAGAAGGTGGCGGCGTTGGTTTAA
- a CDS encoding Piwi domain-containing protein codes for MTVAIAPTQTYTSFSEVFPIKTLQLKLMCFRLTPEIDKKDGNRLSYHFSRKLPETVVIWYKPYFWILAASHKDLPSKEELQDALKSIQNEVEDFKERLFGFQSVRQPQPTPFIYSMLAIQVLNKTKFNSPIVLSDNGVIVKREPDFWSEIIELQGEFQPALSLTVCSSIVFRDNLADFYEKHPQRQNSEQLLIGLKVQEIERGSNATIVGIIGTIEEHRDELLAKATGSTSKQALRDAPKDQPVVAVQFGKDTKQFHYAMAALRPSITSATADQFEVEYGKLLKATKILHQDRTSLLASYKKIATDALSTYGIQLERSINSIQHPNLFWKPEFPIEETPLLFGNNFITKRSDVLNGLKKGGVYRRHPDFKDKSKVIHIAALKLCDLKVDPFLKLLKQRMELYGFKSEVITKQPLSLDNLTKTEARAEVEKKVNELIEIPHDIIVTFLPQSDRLDDDTNEGSFYHQIYSLLLRRQLASQMIYEDTLNKPGNYQYILNQVIPGILAKLGNLPFVLAENLKDADYFIGLDVSRISKKKQAGTRNACASIRLYGKQGEFVRYQLEDDLIDGEEIPPKLLERLLPAAELANKTVLIYRDGSFVGNEADYLVDRAKAIGAKFILVECKKSGIPRLYNLKQKAVIAPSQGLGLRLSSREAILVTTKVPDKVGLARPIRLTIHEKGHQISIESVLETTLKLTLLHHGALKEPRLPMPLYGSDRMAYLRLQGIRPSQMEGDRQFWL; via the coding sequence ATGACTGTTGCTATTGCACCTACCCAAACTTATACCTCTTTTAGTGAAGTTTTTCCAATCAAAACTTTACAGCTTAAGTTAATGTGTTTTCGGCTAACACCTGAAATTGACAAAAAAGATGGCAACCGATTGAGCTATCATTTTAGTCGAAAATTACCTGAGACTGTTGTTATATGGTACAAACCTTACTTTTGGATTTTGGCAGCATCTCATAAAGATTTACCTAGCAAAGAAGAATTACAAGATGCACTGAAAAGCATTCAAAATGAAGTAGAAGATTTTAAGGAACGCTTATTCGGGTTTCAATCAGTACGTCAGCCTCAACCTACACCTTTTATTTATTCTATGTTAGCTATTCAGGTTTTGAATAAAACCAAATTTAATTCTCCAATTGTTCTGTCTGACAATGGAGTTATAGTCAAAAGAGAACCAGATTTTTGGTCAGAAATTATCGAATTACAAGGTGAGTTTCAACCTGCTCTTAGTTTGACAGTGTGCAGTAGTATTGTGTTTCGTGATAATTTGGCTGATTTCTACGAAAAACATCCTCAACGACAAAACTCAGAACAGCTTTTAATTGGTTTAAAAGTTCAAGAAATTGAACGAGGTAGTAACGCAACAATTGTCGGGATTATTGGAACTATCGAAGAGCATAGAGATGAACTCTTAGCAAAAGCTACTGGTTCAACCAGTAAACAAGCACTACGAGATGCCCCAAAAGATCAACCTGTTGTTGCTGTACAGTTCGGTAAAGATACAAAACAGTTTCACTATGCTATGGCAGCTTTACGTCCCAGTATTACATCTGCCACAGCCGATCAATTTGAAGTTGAATACGGAAAGCTACTTAAGGCTACTAAAATTTTGCATCAAGACAGAACAAGTCTCTTGGCGTCTTATAAAAAAATAGCAACAGACGCTTTAAGTACTTATGGAATTCAACTAGAACGTAGTATCAATAGCATTCAACATCCAAATTTATTCTGGAAACCTGAATTTCCTATAGAGGAAACTCCTCTACTTTTTGGTAATAACTTTATAACCAAAAGAAGTGATGTTCTAAATGGTCTTAAAAAAGGTGGAGTTTATCGTCGTCACCCTGATTTTAAAGATAAATCCAAAGTGATTCACATTGCAGCACTCAAGCTTTGTGATTTAAAAGTAGATCCGTTCCTGAAATTACTTAAGCAGCGTATGGAACTATATGGATTTAAAAGTGAAGTTATTACTAAGCAACCTTTGTCACTGGATAACCTGACTAAGACTGAGGCAAGAGCAGAAGTTGAGAAGAAAGTTAATGAATTAATTGAGATACCACACGACATTATTGTAACTTTTTTACCTCAAAGCGATCGTCTTGATGATGATACAAATGAGGGAAGTTTTTACCATCAAATATACTCTTTATTACTCCGCCGTCAACTTGCTAGCCAAATGATTTATGAAGATACTTTGAATAAGCCTGGAAATTATCAGTATATCTTGAATCAGGTAATTCCTGGAATTCTAGCAAAGTTAGGTAATTTGCCTTTCGTTCTAGCCGAAAACTTAAAAGATGCTGATTATTTTATTGGCTTGGATGTTTCTAGAATTTCAAAAAAAAAGCAAGCAGGTACAAGAAATGCCTGTGCTAGTATACGTCTCTATGGCAAACAAGGGGAGTTTGTTCGTTATCAACTAGAAGATGATTTAATTGATGGTGAAGAAATACCACCTAAACTATTGGAGCGATTATTACCTGCTGCTGAATTAGCAAACAAAACAGTCTTAATTTATCGTGATGGTTCCTTTGTTGGAAATGAAGCTGATTATTTAGTAGATAGAGCTAAAGCAATAGGAGCTAAGTTTATTTTAGTGGAATGTAAAAAGTCTGGTATTCCCCGACTGTATAACTTAAAGCAGAAAGCTGTCATAGCACCTTCACAAGGCTTAGGACTTCGTTTATCGTCTCGTGAAGCAATTCTGGTAACAACTAAAGTTCCTGATAAAGTTGGTTTGGCTCGTCCTATACGTTTAACAATTCATGAGAAAGGACACCAAATCTCAATAGAAAGTGTTTTAGAAACTACTCTAAAACTTACGTTATTGCATCATGGAGCTTTAAAAGAACCTCGCTTACCTATGCCATTATATGGATCTGATCGCATGGCTTATCTACGTTTGCAAGGTATTCGTCCTAGCCAGATGGAAGGCGATCGCCAGTTTTGGTTGTAG
- a CDS encoding NfeD family protein, with protein sequence MPSFTLIWLLAGGVLCLTELFLPSAFVAFMMGISALVVALLSGVGLGNVWLQVLVWLLLSTLLIVLSRRFLQPRRRQSKIQDAVIAETLTEIPPGKTGRVLYEGNSWQARCDDDKFTVAPHQRVYVVRREGTTLIVIPENLLSH encoded by the coding sequence ATGCCAAGTTTTACCTTAATCTGGCTTCTGGCAGGAGGAGTTCTGTGTTTGACAGAACTGTTTTTACCATCGGCGTTTGTCGCTTTCATGATGGGAATTAGCGCTTTGGTGGTGGCGCTGCTGTCTGGAGTGGGTTTGGGAAATGTATGGTTGCAAGTTTTAGTTTGGCTATTACTTTCCACATTACTAATCGTGCTTTCTCGTCGGTTTTTGCAACCACGACGACGCCAGTCAAAAATTCAGGATGCAGTTATAGCCGAAACCTTAACAGAAATCCCACCTGGGAAAACAGGGCGGGTGCTGTATGAGGGAAATTCCTGGCAAGCACGATGCGACGATGACAAATTTACCGTAGCACCCCATCAAAGAGTTTATGTGGTGAGGAGAGAAGGTACTACTTTGATTGTGATACCAGAAAATTTATTGAGTCATTAG
- a CDS encoding transposase family protein, with the protein MTSPLVRIESHPQSAKRLSGINYEQFMTLVVLAEQRHNQKQTEIQKNKVRLIAPGGGRKSEMSPKEGVCLCLVYLRQKPTFDILGLLFDISKTKANDAFNYWVKILREILPASQMEEVEKDSQKYQELRKILCEHELIVDSAEQAIERPVDYQEQKQHYSGKKKMHTLKNQFIVLPNGEDIVDIYIGNLGKTSDINLFRETQGKFDCEQKFIGDKAYIGESTITTPYKKPRKKEISELQKKENQQLSSRRIGVEHLIGKVKIFRVASEKFRLARHKYSQVIMTVCGLVRLRLNCLLSLAINI; encoded by the coding sequence ATGACGAGTCCTTTAGTAAGAATCGAATCACATCCCCAGTCAGCAAAACGATTGAGCGGTATTAATTATGAACAGTTTATGACATTAGTTGTGTTGGCAGAACAACGACATAATCAGAAACAAACGGAAATTCAAAAAAACAAAGTTCGTCTTATTGCTCCTGGTGGTGGACGTAAATCAGAAATGTCTCCTAAAGAAGGGGTCTGTTTATGTCTAGTTTACCTTCGACAAAAACCAACTTTTGATATTTTGGGTTTGTTATTTGATATATCAAAAACTAAAGCGAATGATGCTTTTAATTATTGGGTGAAGATTTTGAGAGAGATATTACCAGCTTCTCAAATGGAAGAGGTAGAAAAAGATAGTCAGAAATATCAAGAACTACGTAAAATTCTTTGTGAGCATGAATTGATTGTAGATAGTGCAGAACAAGCTATAGAGAGGCCTGTAGACTATCAAGAGCAAAAACAGCACTACTCTGGCAAGAAAAAAATGCATACCCTGAAAAACCAGTTTATTGTATTGCCCAATGGAGAAGATATTGTTGACATTTATATTGGAAATTTAGGAAAAACAAGCGATATTAATTTATTCCGAGAAACACAAGGTAAATTTGATTGTGAACAAAAATTTATTGGAGATAAAGCTTACATAGGAGAATCAACAATTACCACGCCTTACAAGAAACCGAGGAAGAAAGAAATTTCGGAATTACAAAAAAAAGAAAACCAGCAGTTATCGTCTAGAAGAATAGGCGTTGAACATTTAATAGGGAAAGTAAAAATATTTCGAGTCGCTAGTGAGAAATTTCGTTTAGCAAGGCACAAGTATAGCCAGGTAATTATGACCGTTTGTGGGTTAGTCAGGCTACGGCTTAATTGTTTACTTTCACTAGCTATTAATATTTAA
- a CDS encoding Fur family transcriptional regulator produces MRAIRTRSQERIFNLLKTIKKGISAQDIYVELRNTNQSMGLATVYRSLEALKLEGMVQVRNLANGEALYSLAQQDKHHLTCLQCGVSIPINQCPVHDLENQLESSHKFKVFYHTLEFFGLCSQCQVNQATEISQ; encoded by the coding sequence ATGAGAGCCATACGCACCCGCAGTCAAGAGCGTATTTTCAATCTACTGAAAACTATCAAAAAAGGCATTTCCGCCCAGGATATTTACGTAGAATTACGCAACACTAATCAGAGCATGGGTTTAGCGACAGTTTACCGTTCCCTAGAAGCCTTAAAACTCGAAGGCATGGTACAAGTGCGGAATTTGGCTAACGGTGAAGCGCTCTACAGCCTAGCGCAGCAAGACAAACACCACCTTACTTGTTTGCAATGCGGTGTCTCAATTCCAATTAATCAATGCCCCGTTCATGACCTAGAAAACCAGTTAGAATCCAGCCACAAGTTTAAAGTTTTTTACCACACCCTGGAGTTTTTTGGGTTGTGCAGCCAATGCCAAGTAAACCAAGCTACTGAGATTAGTCAATAG